The genome window AAGGCACAACACCCAAATAGGCAATGTAAAACATACTTCCTGTAGAAAAGTCTGTAATCTCCCAAGGGACTGGTTTGGCAAAACCACTTTTGTTTAAAAACTCGGGTTCCAAAATGAGCCTTCAAAAAGCATCACAGAACACCGCCAAGATTAAAAACTCCTTGAGGTGTCTGCACTTCTCATGCAACACACCACTTAACCTTTAATAAACCAGGACTTTTTTTCAGGAAATTATAAAAGCAGAAGTAGTAAAATTTCCTATTTTGTTTTAATCAAGTTTTaacaatgggacagagtctctAGGCAAAGCTCCCAGAAAGAGCCAGACCACCATCTGGCTCCATTGTAGAGCATGACAATTCAGAAGAAACAAGCATCTAACCAGCGCTCTGAAATCAAATGATAGGTTGAGTCTGTAAAAGCTTCATTATAAACACACAGCTGTACATTTCCTCCCTCTTTGTACATAAATATACCCTCCAATACTTCgacaaagggggggggaaatcaatttctgcatttttctaTGCTTCCCTGTTATGCTTGCTACCAATCAACATCAAGAAATATCTTACATACCTTACGCATTGTTAGCACTATatatagaatatatatataacttTATTGTTCTGTTTTCACACATGCTAAAATTTCCAGTATGATAAATGACATTTTAAATCCTTGCACTTCTTGTCAAGACTGCAGATCCACTTCTATTTGACAGCAACTCCTGGACATACGTGtcaagacaaaaataaatactgctgcgatgttaaaacattttaaaactcTTAAGACACTAATACAGCAGCACATGAAAGACTTTTTAAATACAACATGAAAGACATTAGTGAAATAGAAATCTGCTTTGCCACAGTCATAAAACCTGCACGACATTCGTGAGACCTGTACTTGTTTCTGCGAGAGCAGCTCACAACCTTTGAGCACATCAAATGTTGCgctccagccctccacccaTACCCTTCCAAAAGTCCATGCTGCTATCTCAAGCAAGCATTCCCTCAAGCTGTACATAAGAAACACTCTTAATTCCCAAACAATTGAGGTAATTATAAAAATGAATATCATTTATTGGTTCTTTTTGTTACTATCTTGTCTGAACATTTGCTGCCGTACAAAAGTCCGATTTTCAGCATTATGCTTTCCAAGGGCATCCCCTCCACACCACGGGAGATAAAGATGTGTTAAGAATTGTGCCAGAGTTTTTGTTACTGCCTTCAAACCCACAAGAAATTCGTGAACAGTATTTTGGTACAGAATCACTGTCTGGCATTTCAGGGGAGCATGAGGCTTTacacttttgttttttttcttaattgcaTCTAACCCAATGcaagggggtggggaaatgaaaaaaaaaaggggggaaaagagaaatcaCAGTACTGTTTGTTACCCTTCAGCAGTCTTTGGAGCAAACTGAAAACCAGGCTGGTTTTCCCACATCCGTCCCTCACTCAAGCCAGCAGGAGTGGCTCCTCTCCCTGGCAAGGCTCAGCCACTCCTGAGGGTGGTCAGTGGGCACCAGCTGCCCCATCACAGCCGTGGCTTCCTGAGCAACGTTCTGCTGAGATCCTTCacctcttcagggctgctgacCTTCTCGTAGCCTAGAAGCGCCATGGGTTGGTGGCAGTACTCCTCAACCTGCTTGATCTGCTGGTAGCTGAGCGCAGTCCTCCAGGCActcagtgcctgagtggcattCCTGGCTGACACCACAAAAGGCTTGGAGGAGTAGCCAGGGCCACTGGTCATGTTGAGGGCAAACTTCTCCATCTCTGGGCTGACTGACAGGTTGACAAACCCATATACCTGCCGCAGGGTCTTGATGGGTTCAACCACCAGGTCCTCATAGCGCACAGCCAAGTAGTTGCCCTGGAGCCAGTCAGGAGGGTGCAAAGCAGTCTGCAGGGTCTtggccatgctgctgcagaTGACCTCCATGGCACCCAGGGCATGGTAGTccgagctgccccctccctccttctttaCACCCAGCTTGTGGCCCGCATCAAGGAATGGCATGCGGTGGATGCGGGGATCCCGGCTCCTCACCACCTGCAGGCTCTCCCGGATGAGTCCATGCCGGGACTTGATGCGGGAGCTGGCAACGGCCCGGGGATCTCGCACCAGGTGGATGACTTTGAGATCTAGGGTCGGATCCCGCATGAGCGGGGCGAGCACGGCCAGGTCGAAGACACGGACACCCTTGATGACCAGCGTATGATACTTGTAGCATTCCTCCTGGAAGCGGCTGAGGTGCTGCGGGGGACACTTCTTGCACACCCGATCATCCACCAtgcccaccacctccttgcGGTAGGCCGGGCAGAGGGGCGAGGAGCAAATGACCTTGTTGGTGGCCGCCCCAAAGATGCCCATCGTGGTGAGGTTCTTGCCGGCACCCGCCGTACTGTAGAGCTGGAAGACGGAGAGGTCGCAGCGATACAGGGAGCTCAGCATGTCGCGGGCCGCCCCCTGCAGCGAGACCGCGTCCCCGGGGTACAGCTTCTGCCAGACGTGCCACACCGGCTCGTAGAGGAAAAAGACCTCGGGGTTCTGATTGAAGAGCTCCCCAAAGAAAGATGAACCCGAGCGCCAGGTAGTGAAGACATACACCAGCTGCCGCCGGGCGCCCGCCGGACCACGGCTCCCGGCCGGaggcggcgggggcggcgggggtCGGTGGCGGGGGGCGGTCGGGGGCTCCCCGCAGCGCCGCGGCCCCCGCCGCCACTTGTATTCCAGCAGGTTGAGAGCGGCGAGGACCAGCAGGACGGCGTATCCCAGGCACAGCGCCAGAGCCTTCCGCCGGCACACTTTCATGCTGGGCAGCGACGGGGCCAACTGTTGCTCAGCGCCCTAGCGCCCCGGGGCCCGTGGCGGGCAGCAGGGCGCACCGCCCCCGGCGCCGGCCCCCGGCCGGCCCCCCGCGCCCAGCCTGCATGGCGCAGTCGCCGCGACGGCCCCACCACTGCCTCCACCCCCCTCCGGTGCCCTACTTAGCAACCGCGCGTCCGCCCGCGCTTCTTCCGCGCCGCCATCGCCGAGCAGCCGCGGGCTTCGCAGCAGCCCAACTCGCGGCCGCCGCCGGAGCGAGGCGGTGCCGCGCTCCGCTCCGCCCCGTAGCGCCGGGGCGGGAGCAAGGGGCGACGAGCGGGAAGGGCGGACAGGCCTCTGCGCTGCACCGCCCCGCCAACACGCATGACGCCCCCGCTCCTCGCCGTAGCGGGGAGAGCTCGGCAGACCGCCGCCACCGCGCAGGGAACCGCCGCGGAGGTGCGGCCCGAAATGGcggcgccccgccccgcgctcTCCATTGGCGCTCGCCACCGTCGCTCTGTCCGCAGTCCTGCTGCCGGCTCCGTGCCCGGTTGTACCCGGTGCGCCCCGTGGCGGTGGAGGCGGCGGAGTTGCTGATCCCACTGCTGCCCCGCCACCCGGCGTCGGTCTGCGGCGCTTCCTTCCACGGTCCCTTCTCCGGAGAGACCGCCCCACTCGGGGCTGAGCGGCGGTGTGCCCTGGGCGCAGTTAGAGATTGCCCTGTTCTTGTTAAGGGTCGGTGTGTTGTCTCTGTGCGTGGTAGAGGGAGACCCATGAAAAGCCTGGAACGGAGAAGGGCGCAGCTCTGGTTCCCATCATTGTTAACTTGGTATTTACAAAAACAAAGGTCCTTTAATAACTTCTCcaaaagcagcaaacccaaacgCAGCCTGCCGTTCCAAACAGTATAACCCTTACAACGGCGCAGTCACTTTGCAGTCTCCAGGTGTCCCTTAGTCCTCTTGGGCTGACACGGGTTGATGAAGGAGCTTGCCGAGTGCCTGGCGCTGCGCTGCACTGCACCGCTGCTCCCGCCTGCATGCTGGATCCTCTGCTCCCCCAGGCTGTGGCAAGTGCCATTCCTTGCAATCTACGAGCCCGAGTGGCTGGTTAACTCAACAGGAAGGCGAGTTTCTGCTAGGGACAAGCAAGGAGGTCAAGCCGAgccccacagccacagctcatCCTCCCAATTCCTGCATTTGCTCGGTGAGAACCAAGAGCACACACTTCCTCTGCCCTAGCTCAGACACCAGACACCCaactcagcagctggctggcaaTATACCAAGGAACTCATCACCCCCAGAGTGGTTATCACTTACACAGAATCACGGTggtttggaaaaggcctttaagatcatcaagtccaactagtATCTAAATCTGACAGGGCACCAACTACATAgagacagcttttaaatacagcCAGGGACAGCATTTCAACCACTTCTGTGacgggcagcctattccagtctttgataaccctttcagtataCAAGTTTTTTCTAATACCTAACCTAAAGCTCTTCTGGCATAACTCGATGACATTTCCTCATCCTGTAAGTTGTGActtgagagaaaaaaacaatacTAACCTCtctgcaacctcttttcaggtagttgtagacagcagtatgatctcccctcagcctcctttttttcagactaaactaccccagctccctcagctgctcctcataagacttacTCTCAagaccagctttgttgcccttttctgagCCAGCAGCTATACTGCAGCACCTAGAACTGAGCAAAGTACCAGAAGGACATTTTTGTAACTTGTGTGCTCTACAGCCACAGCATTGTGTGAAAGGTAATACaaccagcagtgcagctccaggcagcacgGGTGCTGTAAAGATACACATCCCCTCAACACACCCAAGAACAGCACCAAACAAGCCCAGCATGGATGGCACAGAGCTCAGACTTCCCAAGCTGTTGGGCTCGGGGCAGTGcccagtgattctgtgatgtcaaGGAATGTCTCAGAGCTTCCCCACTTTCCCCAAGGGAGATCAGCACAGGTAGAAAGATGAACATGAGTTACAGGAGCATTTGGTGCCTCTCTTCTTTCACTGCTTTCTTTACACAGCAGCTCtctcatccttgcagcctttcCCACCATTCACAGGCTGCATATGGCCCACCTCTGTAGGGGAGGTGGTAAGTCTGAGCTGCGCAGGGCTGCACCTGGCTCACCCACAGACTGCCCCCTCCATAATGGACAGCACTGACAAAAGCTTGTGTTGGAATCTTTATTTTCTGAATGGCATGGATCCAACACTACAGCACATGCTTTTACTCTCACAGAGTGGATCAAATACAAATCCATCTGGTGTGTGTAttttaaaaagggaagaaactaGTACAATGGGGAGAAAGCACTGAATGTGTAAGCTATCTTTATAGTCCTTATCAAAAGGATTTCTGGACTGCTCACGGATTTTCTACAGAGATATTAACAGCCAAGCTGCCTCTACAGAAAAGTTTAtaagccccttccagcctcaaaGTGAAGGGTAACATTTAATAGCAGGAGGACTTCGCTCTTCCCTGCTCACTTCTCCAAGTCATGaagggctgggtggcagcatgaggggagcagagagtgAACCCCAGTCTGAGCCACTGCTGCCACCCACACCCTGCTGTCATGCATAAGATGCAGCAATCAAACCACATGGCACAAGTCAGAGGAATCATTTCACAAGCTGCCAATGACTGGTCAATGGCATTAAAATATTACTGTGACTTTTCATACAGAGATAACTTGTTACAAGCAGAATTTAAGCAACCACTAAATATTTGAGAAAAGTCAGTATTTCATCGGTGAGGCAGAAGGTGAAGCCATTTTTTACCTACAGCACTCCAGAGGAAacacttaaagctgcattctgcAAAAATAAATTTTTATCTAGTTGGTAAAATAGAAGTTTAagcctgatgatcttaaaacaACAGACTTCTAACTTTTGAAACaacataaaacaaaaaaaggatatACCTCTGATGCACCTTGCAGCATAAAACTCTTGCAGTTACTTTAGACCTAATCCTGGAGTTCTTCACATACAAAAAGACTTCGGTTTCTATTCCTTATATAAAACTATGGATCAAGTACTTACTTGGCTTTACACGCTCACTGAAGACGAGGTGACCTTCACCCAGCTAAAGCAgacatgttttggttttgagtgCTCTGTAATAGCATCAATTAGGCTACTTTAAGTGACAGGTAACACCACCAGACTGAAACAGAGTAGTTCATAAAACAGTAactgttgcagccactgttctgagggcagctgctggatgcaaGCAGAGTGCATGATTTCTCAGCTGACCAATTCTTTAGCACACCGGGTAGAGCAATATAGCAACATTCCACGTGTGCCAAGAGCAACATCCTCACCTTGGCACCCTTTGACTGGAACGTgttgcagaagccacctccttgacatgctggcacctcttacTGGGAAGATTTTAGCTTATCTATGTTGTTGGAATTTACTGGTAAAGTGATCGATAACAAAGAATATATGAAACAGCCATTCTGAGCAATAGTTATCTGGGCTTAGAGACTTAGGTTAGGAACAGCTTTGGTTAGGGCTTTGGttagggacttctgcttctgttggttagctgctgctcctggcaaggGCTTCAGTGTAGGGATGCTGTGAGGGATATGCttgggacttctgttagctgcttcatctgttaagggcttccgggacttctgtaagtgggactctgagacTCTGTAGTGCTAGAGATCCTACAAtgcagcaataaaggacttctgggaggaattctgagattctctgctctctgcatttctggaatctcacTGCTGTAGAGCAACAGAGTTCATGCCTTCATTTGTCACCCAGTGGCCCCCGAACTGGGAAGAACAAGAAGCAACTCCTCCAATATTGTACTGCAGCGCTAATGCAATAAAGGATAGAGACTCCAGGGAGCAAACCCAAGTTATAGccgtggaaaaaaaaaaaatcattaaaatacCATGAAGTTCAAATTAAATCCCTCTTTCAATTTCACTTGAAGACAAGTATGGAATTTTGTAAAAAACCTAAAAAGCCATCTCCAGTTCTTCCACAATTTAATTTTAGCAAGTAACCAATAAAGATAAGCAAACATGAATTGCAAGTATAGCATCTCCAATGGCAAAACTAATCACTAAAGCCAAACATTGAAAGCCGTAATTGGATTCTGCACCCTCCCTGCTGTTACACAGTGGTTACGTTTCTCTGCATCAGTGAATGGATGAGCGCTGGCAGAAACACTGCATTCACCACACTGCTCCATCTCTACCTCGGGAAACGTGGGGCTGAACAGCTCTGTAATTCAACCTACACCTTGCAAAGTGGAATCTTGTTTTTCCAAAACTGGAGTGATGCATGTATTTATTCTGTGCAGGTGGACTCAAGCAGCCATGCAGAACCCAACTGAAATCAATCCAGTTCAGCACAGCTGCAATATTCTATCCTCCCAGCACAAGTTTCAGACCTGGTAGTCAAGTTATCACTTCAAGTAACTCAATATCAATAAATACTTATGTTTATATGGAAGATACTTCTGCAGCCAACTTTTTATTCACACAAAGTTTGGATTTGTTTGGGggcatttggtttggttttgtatgtatgtttgggggtttgatttggttggttgttcatttgggggttggggtttttgtcgtttggtttggtttctttaatCATCTACACATCCAATGCAAAGTATTACAAACACAGACAGCAAAAACCCAGCTCACTCACACTGCGAATCTACTGATGAAGCTGAGGTACACTATTTTGAGCCAAAAACTCTAGAGAAGCtcagttttgcctttttttcttctacagTCTGGTATTTAAATGATTTGCTGTCTTCCAGAGTAAGTGTGCAAGTGGGCAAGAGCGTCAAGAGCGgcaagggctgtgctgcaggctggcaggtaTCAGCTATTTGATAAGGCAAAGCAGCGTGTGCAGCCACAGCAATGGACTGTAACAGTCATTTTAATTGCCACACATGGCTGAAAAGTTTACACACAACCCCCAAGTTTAAAAGGCATGTTTGTAAAAAGGTACAGAGGTTGTATCTATCTCTTTCCAAGTGCAACAGCTGGCAGGTAAAGACTTTTCTTGATTTTTGCCCTGAAAAGAAAGTGATGGGGCAGGGGTTTGTAACAACTCCAGGGGATAAGATCCTCACCAAAAAGGACTCTGACAACTTATCCCACTATACAATTTTTATAGCTGTCCCAGACTTAAAAAAACACACTAACCAAGCTACCACAAAGCACAGCCCCATGTCAGTGAAATACTTGTTTGATTTGAACCACGGGCTCAAATATATTGGAAGCTCACTGAAAAATCAACTAAAATCAGCACCATAGGGAAAAAGCTATTTTGTGTCCTTTCAAGGGTAAACTGCTTTGCTTTTAGTCTCTTGACTAAAGTATCTCAGTATAGGGTATCTCAGTGGGCACATGGTAACTCAGCAGATGGTTCAGGATCTGCATGGTCCTGCCATCTTGTCTTTGTGCAAAACCAAAAGTGGTAAGAGCCACGCTAAGTGTGTGAAAGAGGAACATTCCACAGCTGCACGGATACAGCCCTTCACAAATTTATTCAGTGCACATTTTCCACCCTCTATTTTACTTTATGCTGGTCTAATTTAGGCTCAGTGCAAGTATACTAGATCACATACATCAAATAATAAGactttcctttcctccagaaGGAAAATTCACCATTACCCAAAAAAAATTACCACCGCCACCATTTATTTCTAGGCCAGTTTCATTTTTTAAACATTACAGCTTGTTTGCTTtgacagagcagagaagaatGGATCTTTTCCTGTGCAGGTAGTTACAAACTACAATCCAGTCATCCCTCAGATATAAATAAGGTGGCTGTACTGACCTCAgactctgcagtgagcagtgtAGAGAGTGAGGGGTAAGATTCAAATGCCCCAATTTAACTGTGGGGAAAAGCCCCTCATTTTTTGCATTAGTTTAATATTTTATGCTTAGTACTTACGATTTTTATGTGTGCTCTTTAGACAACCCAAATCCTGACTAGTTAAATGATTTCTTCCCTCAGTGATACAGCCAGAATTCTCCCCCTAACATCTTTTCACTTAAGCAATGGGGCTGCAAAAGGTTTGATCCTTGCTGGAACACTTCCTGACTCCTTGTCTCTTGGATGTTTTCTGAACTGCGCACacagaagctgtgctgcagaagcagctggcatgGACCAAAATTAAATCAGCTACTCATAAaccagaaatatacagcaaagtaGACAACCTATCTGTAGCAAGCTGTTCCCCTACCCCATCTCCCCAGTTTCTCCTTTATATGCACCTCCAGCTGCACAGATGACATTTTCAACAAAGCTAATTCCAATAAATATTTACAAATTCCCATTTGTTCAGCTGAAGGAATTCCAGAACTTTATGAATGTCCTGAGGACACTGCAGTGTAGTTCAGTCTCTATTTGACTTTTGTTAAAATTAGAAATCTTTTCTCAGCTGTTGTGTAACTGGTTTATAACCTAAAGGAAATTAAAGAGATTGTGCTTTTATAATCATGTGCCTTAAAACAATAGACAGGTCACCCATAAGAGCTACCTCAGCCACACACATAAGAGTATCTCTAAACTGTCTACAACCAAAACCATGAACCCTGGTTAACTAATATCTTACCACCCTCCACCTCCATGCTTTGCAGTGCCCAGGAGCCTCTACGTCTCTACAGCTGGTCAGTGCACCTCTCCTCATAGTTAGCATCCCATACTGGGATCTCTGCCCAGGTACTGGGTGCCATGCAGGCTGTCACACTGCActtcttgctgtgctgcagggtgctgctgaaggcctcacTTGCCTCTTGCCACCCAGAGAACAGCAAGCAGCCTAAGCCATACAACCACATTTCCTTGGATCTAAACATTCAGATGATGGAGCAAAATAGCTGGTCCTCATTTGACTCCAGATTGGACAAATTTAGATCCAAGGGAAGAGAGCTACCAGGTTTGTTTTGGATTCGAATTAGAGCTTAGGACCAAACAGCGAGAATTCAGCATTCCTTACATAACTAACATGCTATAAACCCCAGGGTTTCACTTAAGACTTCTGCATCCTACATGGGAAAAAATACATGTGGACAAAATGAAGTTAGCATTTTAGTTATGATTTTTACAAGAGTGGCTTACAAACCAAGGAACAgcagctacagcagcagcataaaCCAACAGTACACTGACAGTCTTGCAGCAGCTCAAACAGCAATGACAAATTTTCAGCTACTACCTATGAGCTGTTTTAATGAAGTAAGTTTCAAACCTCAACAGCCTTACTCAAAAAATAAACTCTAAAGTAATTTTCAGGGTTTGACTACTAATAATCAAGTTTGTCATCTGATAATTCTCTTGATACTGAACAGATGACTAAGAGAGAGAACTGTAAAATTCTCATCTAGATTATTCCACTGCCGCTGTATTCATGCAGCTGTAGAGAACTCACTTCTCTTATTCAGCCTTGGTAACTGCCCCGGCATTTAGATTTTTCAACAAAGAAAATGCACAGAATATAGACCAATCTTTACTAAAAAGGCAGAAATTCAAATATCCTTCAAAACTACCTTTACCTTAATGCCAATATATGTGTCCTCATGCAAGTATTTGGTGTAGATCCACAAGTTAAGAACCGCCTCACCCCAAATTCCTCCAGTGGCTGTATGACAGTACAGCAAGCCAGCAATCTAAAACTAGACACAAAGTTCAGACTTtaatccctctgcagagacacAATAATGcttctattttttatttattaaaagtATTAATTCTACCAAAGGACTGTAAATGTTTGTGAAGGGAAACCCCAAAACTAAACTGTCTAAATTGCTCAAAGAAGCTCTGAACCAATTTGCCATTTTT of Dryobates pubescens isolate bDryPub1 chromosome 32, bDryPub1.pri, whole genome shotgun sequence contains these proteins:
- the CHST2 gene encoding carbohydrate sulfotransferase 2 translates to MKVCRRKALALCLGYAVLLVLAALNLLEYKWRRGPRRCGEPPTAPRHRPPPPPPPPAGSRGPAGARRQLVYVFTTWRSGSSFFGELFNQNPEVFFLYEPVWHVWQKLYPGDAVSLQGAARDMLSSLYRCDLSVFQLYSTAGAGKNLTTMGIFGAATNKVICSSPLCPAYRKEVVGMVDDRVCKKCPPQHLSRFQEECYKYHTLVIKGVRVFDLAVLAPLMRDPTLDLKVIHLVRDPRAVASSRIKSRHGLIRESLQVVRSRDPRIHRMPFLDAGHKLGVKKEGGGSSDYHALGAMEVICSSMAKTLQTALHPPDWLQGNYLAVRYEDLVVEPIKTLRQVYGFVNLSVSPEMEKFALNMTSGPGYSSKPFVVSARNATQALSAWRTALSYQQIKQVEEYCHQPMALLGYEKVSSPEEVKDLSRTLLRKPRL